Proteins from a single region of Carassius carassius chromosome 25, fCarCar2.1, whole genome shotgun sequence:
- the cspg5b gene encoding chondroitin sulfate proteoglycan 5b isoform X2: MKSRRRLCSAGWESVVLSSVLLLHIAPLCVNGSSFISNSTGTNSSDLNGNGLKLALPIARAHVHSRKPRAGEESVSLGEISTSAVRDSSFDSAERKHVIDLTIDGMAARLPTLAEPRTRGLSQLDFNEERIEDSAPLWKSERLQADGTFIDPATSPSPESTPSQPEEVITVNFYNPSYQQSVLDPPAWVQELQGGFYDYLSPDYSPTEVYLEESQPLPPDMEDENVPLIASTVPSNTRVITLDEGSGESSAGASDVLTSGCLYGFVRYNGTCISSCDIFPSYCFNGGQCYVVDSIGAFCRCNIQEYIWNKGSRCESVISDFQVMCIAVGGAAVMLLLLFMVIVFFSKRMHVLKTENRRLRNHSKFRPKSEQHIDNFSLSTVAEGSQANDCTCKEEPCKCPPKEDESLKNQNSLTPKLENDKAATEDNAEEGGVTIDLELLLPEEAKMLPETSPPLHYNVFLYKHPKSPKKSPVLRLPPGRSVQGRPVSQLCPRRSSEPSYSPISTRSLPGVLSGSSSPHLGMDYTP, encoded by the exons gCAGTTCATTTATCTCCAACTCAACTGGGACTAACTCCTCAGACCTGAATGGGAATGGGCTTAAGCTTGCACTTCCTATTGCTAGGGCCCACGTTCACTCTCGGAAACCACGAGCTGGAGAAGAGTCTGTCAGCCTTGGAGAAATCTCAACCAGTGCTGTGAGGGACAGCAGTTTTGATTCAGCTGAAAGGAAACACGTCATTGATTTGACGATAGATGGCATGGCTGCCCGGCTGCCCACGCTGGCTGAACCCCGGACACGTGGCCTGTCCCAGCTAGACTTTAACGAGGAGAGAATTGAGGACAGTGCTCCACTCTGGAAAAGCGAGAGACTACAAGCGGATGGGACGTTTATAGATCCGGCCACTAGTCCTTCTCCTGAGTCCACCCCTTCCCAACCAGAGGAAGTTATCACTGTGAATTTTTACAATCCTTCTTACCAACAGAGTGTTCTTGATCCTCCTGCTTGGGTTCAGGAGCTCCAGGGTGGTTTTTATGATTATCTATCACCTGACTATTCACCCACTGAAGTTTATCTAGAGGAGAGCCAACCATTGCCACCTGACATGGAAGATGAAAATGTTCCTCTCATAGCCAGCACAGTTCCCTCCAACACTAGAGTTATTACTCTTGATGAGGGATCTGGAGAATCTTCAGCTGGAGCATCGGATGTGCTCACCTCCGGTTGTCTCTATGGTTTTGTGCGTTACAATGGCACATGTATCTCGTCATGCGACATCTTCCCTAGTTACTGCTTCAATGGAGGACAGTGTTATGTGGTGGACAGTATTGGTGCTTTTTGCCG GTGTAACATTCAGGAGTATATCTGGAACAAAGGCTCAAGGTGCGAGTCGGTCATTTCTGATTTCCAAGTGATGTGTATAGCAGTGGGTGGAGCTGCTGTCATGTTGTTACTCCTCTTCATGGTTATAGTCTTTTTCTCCAAGAGGATGCACGTGCTAAAGACTGAAAACAGGCGACTTCGCAATCACAG TAAGTTTCGTCCAAAGTCGGAGCAGCATATCGATAACTTCTCACTGTCCACTGTCGCAGAGGGCTCTCAGGCAAAT GATTGCACTTGTAAAGAAGAGCCATGCAAATGTCCCCCTAAAGAGGACGAGTCTTTGAAGAACCAGAACTCACTCACGCCAAAACTGGAAAACGACAAGGCTGCAACAGAAGACAATGCAGAGGAG GGTGGTGTGACCATCGACTTAGAGTTGCTTCTCCCCGAAGAGGCGAAAATGCTCCCCGAGACAAGCCCGCCACTGCACTACAATGTCTTTCTCTACAAGCACCCCAAATCCCCTAAAAAGTCACCTGTGCTGCGCCTTCCTCCTGGCAGATCTGTACAGGGGAGGCCTGTGTCCCAGCTCTGCCCCAGACGTAGCTCTGAACCCAGCTACAGCCCCATTAGCACACGTTCCCTACCGGGAGTCCTGTCCGGCTCATCCAGCCCTCACCTGGGCATGGACTACACACCTTAA
- the cspg5b gene encoding chondroitin sulfate proteoglycan 5b isoform X1 gives MKSRRRLCSAGWESVVLSSVLLLHIAPLCVNGSSFISNSTGTNSSDLNGNGLKLALPIARAHVHSRKPRAGEESVSLGEISTSAVRDSSFDSAERKHVIDLTIDGMAARLPTLAEPRTRGLSQLDFNEERIEDSAPLWKSERLQADGTFIDPATSPSPESTPSQPEEVITVNFYNPSYQQSVLDPPAWVQELQGGFYDYLSPDYSPTEVYLEESQPLPPDMEDENVPLIASTVPSNTRVITLDEGSGESSAGASDVLTSGCLYGFVRYNGTCISSCDIFPSYCFNGGQCYVVDSIGAFCRCNIQEYIWNKGSRCESVISDFQVMCIAVGGAAVMLLLLFMVIVFFSKRMHVLKTENRRLRNHSKFRPKSEQHIDNFSLSTVAEGSQANKTMSRYTWEYKPKEDPCSEDCTCKEEPCKCPPKEDESLKNQNSLTPKLENDKAATEDNAEEGGVTIDLELLLPEEAKMLPETSPPLHYNVFLYKHPKSPKKSPVLRLPPGRSVQGRPVSQLCPRRSSEPSYSPISTRSLPGVLSGSSSPHLGMDYTP, from the exons gCAGTTCATTTATCTCCAACTCAACTGGGACTAACTCCTCAGACCTGAATGGGAATGGGCTTAAGCTTGCACTTCCTATTGCTAGGGCCCACGTTCACTCTCGGAAACCACGAGCTGGAGAAGAGTCTGTCAGCCTTGGAGAAATCTCAACCAGTGCTGTGAGGGACAGCAGTTTTGATTCAGCTGAAAGGAAACACGTCATTGATTTGACGATAGATGGCATGGCTGCCCGGCTGCCCACGCTGGCTGAACCCCGGACACGTGGCCTGTCCCAGCTAGACTTTAACGAGGAGAGAATTGAGGACAGTGCTCCACTCTGGAAAAGCGAGAGACTACAAGCGGATGGGACGTTTATAGATCCGGCCACTAGTCCTTCTCCTGAGTCCACCCCTTCCCAACCAGAGGAAGTTATCACTGTGAATTTTTACAATCCTTCTTACCAACAGAGTGTTCTTGATCCTCCTGCTTGGGTTCAGGAGCTCCAGGGTGGTTTTTATGATTATCTATCACCTGACTATTCACCCACTGAAGTTTATCTAGAGGAGAGCCAACCATTGCCACCTGACATGGAAGATGAAAATGTTCCTCTCATAGCCAGCACAGTTCCCTCCAACACTAGAGTTATTACTCTTGATGAGGGATCTGGAGAATCTTCAGCTGGAGCATCGGATGTGCTCACCTCCGGTTGTCTCTATGGTTTTGTGCGTTACAATGGCACATGTATCTCGTCATGCGACATCTTCCCTAGTTACTGCTTCAATGGAGGACAGTGTTATGTGGTGGACAGTATTGGTGCTTTTTGCCG GTGTAACATTCAGGAGTATATCTGGAACAAAGGCTCAAGGTGCGAGTCGGTCATTTCTGATTTCCAAGTGATGTGTATAGCAGTGGGTGGAGCTGCTGTCATGTTGTTACTCCTCTTCATGGTTATAGTCTTTTTCTCCAAGAGGATGCACGTGCTAAAGACTGAAAACAGGCGACTTCGCAATCACAG TAAGTTTCGTCCAAAGTCGGAGCAGCATATCGATAACTTCTCACTGTCCACTGTCGCAGAGGGCTCTCAGGCAAAT AAAACCATGAGCAGATACACATGGGAATATAAACCCAAAGAGGATCCCTGCAGCGAG GATTGCACTTGTAAAGAAGAGCCATGCAAATGTCCCCCTAAAGAGGACGAGTCTTTGAAGAACCAGAACTCACTCACGCCAAAACTGGAAAACGACAAGGCTGCAACAGAAGACAATGCAGAGGAG GGTGGTGTGACCATCGACTTAGAGTTGCTTCTCCCCGAAGAGGCGAAAATGCTCCCCGAGACAAGCCCGCCACTGCACTACAATGTCTTTCTCTACAAGCACCCCAAATCCCCTAAAAAGTCACCTGTGCTGCGCCTTCCTCCTGGCAGATCTGTACAGGGGAGGCCTGTGTCCCAGCTCTGCCCCAGACGTAGCTCTGAACCCAGCTACAGCCCCATTAGCACACGTTCCCTACCGGGAGTCCTGTCCGGCTCATCCAGCCCTCACCTGGGCATGGACTACACACCTTAA
- the cspg5b gene encoding chondroitin sulfate proteoglycan 5b isoform X4, with protein sequence MKSRRRLCSAGWESVVLSSVLLLHIAPLCVNGSSFISNSTGTNSSDLNGNGLKLALPIARAHVHSRKPRAGEESVSLGEISTSAVRDSSFDSAERKHVIDLTIDGMAARLPTLAEPRTRGLSQLDFNEERIEDSAPLWKSERLQADGTFIDPATSPSPESTPSQPEEVITVNFYNPSYQQSVLDPPAWVQELQGGFYDYLSPDYSPTEVYLEESQPLPPDMEDENVPLIASTVPSNTRVITLDEGSGESSAGASDVLTSGCLYGFVRYNGTCISSCDIFPSYCFNGGQCYVVDSIGAFCRCNIQEYIWNKGSRCESVISDFQVMCIAVGGAAVMLLLLFMVIVFFSKRMHVLKTENRRLRNHSKFRPKSEQHIDNFSLSTVAEGSQANDCTCKEEPCKCPPKEDESLKNQNSLTPKLENDKAATEDNAEEVNSLQNNL encoded by the exons gCAGTTCATTTATCTCCAACTCAACTGGGACTAACTCCTCAGACCTGAATGGGAATGGGCTTAAGCTTGCACTTCCTATTGCTAGGGCCCACGTTCACTCTCGGAAACCACGAGCTGGAGAAGAGTCTGTCAGCCTTGGAGAAATCTCAACCAGTGCTGTGAGGGACAGCAGTTTTGATTCAGCTGAAAGGAAACACGTCATTGATTTGACGATAGATGGCATGGCTGCCCGGCTGCCCACGCTGGCTGAACCCCGGACACGTGGCCTGTCCCAGCTAGACTTTAACGAGGAGAGAATTGAGGACAGTGCTCCACTCTGGAAAAGCGAGAGACTACAAGCGGATGGGACGTTTATAGATCCGGCCACTAGTCCTTCTCCTGAGTCCACCCCTTCCCAACCAGAGGAAGTTATCACTGTGAATTTTTACAATCCTTCTTACCAACAGAGTGTTCTTGATCCTCCTGCTTGGGTTCAGGAGCTCCAGGGTGGTTTTTATGATTATCTATCACCTGACTATTCACCCACTGAAGTTTATCTAGAGGAGAGCCAACCATTGCCACCTGACATGGAAGATGAAAATGTTCCTCTCATAGCCAGCACAGTTCCCTCCAACACTAGAGTTATTACTCTTGATGAGGGATCTGGAGAATCTTCAGCTGGAGCATCGGATGTGCTCACCTCCGGTTGTCTCTATGGTTTTGTGCGTTACAATGGCACATGTATCTCGTCATGCGACATCTTCCCTAGTTACTGCTTCAATGGAGGACAGTGTTATGTGGTGGACAGTATTGGTGCTTTTTGCCG GTGTAACATTCAGGAGTATATCTGGAACAAAGGCTCAAGGTGCGAGTCGGTCATTTCTGATTTCCAAGTGATGTGTATAGCAGTGGGTGGAGCTGCTGTCATGTTGTTACTCCTCTTCATGGTTATAGTCTTTTTCTCCAAGAGGATGCACGTGCTAAAGACTGAAAACAGGCGACTTCGCAATCACAG TAAGTTTCGTCCAAAGTCGGAGCAGCATATCGATAACTTCTCACTGTCCACTGTCGCAGAGGGCTCTCAGGCAAAT GATTGCACTTGTAAAGAAGAGCCATGCAAATGTCCCCCTAAAGAGGACGAGTCTTTGAAGAACCAGAACTCACTCACGCCAAAACTGGAAAACGACAAGGCTGCAACAGAAGACAATGCAGAGGAGGTAAACTCACTGCAGAACAACCTGTAG
- the cspg5b gene encoding chondroitin sulfate proteoglycan 5b isoform X3 — MKSRRRLCSAGWESVVLSSVLLLHIAPLCVNGSSFISNSTGTNSSDLNGNGLKLALPIARAHVHSRKPRAGEESVSLGEISTSAVRDSSFDSAERKHVIDLTIDGMAARLPTLAEPRTRGLSQLDFNEERIEDSAPLWKSERLQADGTFIDPATSPSPESTPSQPEEVITVNFYNPSYQQSVLDPPAWVQELQGGFYDYLSPDYSPTEVYLEESQPLPPDMEDENVPLIASTVPSNTRVITLDEGSGESSAGASDVLTSGCLYGFVRYNGTCISSCDIFPSYCFNGGQCYVVDSIGAFCRCNIQEYIWNKGSRCESVISDFQVMCIAVGGAAVMLLLLFMVIVFFSKRMHVLKTENRRLRNHSKFRPKSEQHIDNFSLSTVAEGSQANKTMSRYTWEYKPKEDPCSEDCTCKEEPCKCPPKEDESLKNQNSLTPKLENDKAATEDNAEEVNSLQNNL; from the exons gCAGTTCATTTATCTCCAACTCAACTGGGACTAACTCCTCAGACCTGAATGGGAATGGGCTTAAGCTTGCACTTCCTATTGCTAGGGCCCACGTTCACTCTCGGAAACCACGAGCTGGAGAAGAGTCTGTCAGCCTTGGAGAAATCTCAACCAGTGCTGTGAGGGACAGCAGTTTTGATTCAGCTGAAAGGAAACACGTCATTGATTTGACGATAGATGGCATGGCTGCCCGGCTGCCCACGCTGGCTGAACCCCGGACACGTGGCCTGTCCCAGCTAGACTTTAACGAGGAGAGAATTGAGGACAGTGCTCCACTCTGGAAAAGCGAGAGACTACAAGCGGATGGGACGTTTATAGATCCGGCCACTAGTCCTTCTCCTGAGTCCACCCCTTCCCAACCAGAGGAAGTTATCACTGTGAATTTTTACAATCCTTCTTACCAACAGAGTGTTCTTGATCCTCCTGCTTGGGTTCAGGAGCTCCAGGGTGGTTTTTATGATTATCTATCACCTGACTATTCACCCACTGAAGTTTATCTAGAGGAGAGCCAACCATTGCCACCTGACATGGAAGATGAAAATGTTCCTCTCATAGCCAGCACAGTTCCCTCCAACACTAGAGTTATTACTCTTGATGAGGGATCTGGAGAATCTTCAGCTGGAGCATCGGATGTGCTCACCTCCGGTTGTCTCTATGGTTTTGTGCGTTACAATGGCACATGTATCTCGTCATGCGACATCTTCCCTAGTTACTGCTTCAATGGAGGACAGTGTTATGTGGTGGACAGTATTGGTGCTTTTTGCCG GTGTAACATTCAGGAGTATATCTGGAACAAAGGCTCAAGGTGCGAGTCGGTCATTTCTGATTTCCAAGTGATGTGTATAGCAGTGGGTGGAGCTGCTGTCATGTTGTTACTCCTCTTCATGGTTATAGTCTTTTTCTCCAAGAGGATGCACGTGCTAAAGACTGAAAACAGGCGACTTCGCAATCACAG TAAGTTTCGTCCAAAGTCGGAGCAGCATATCGATAACTTCTCACTGTCCACTGTCGCAGAGGGCTCTCAGGCAAAT AAAACCATGAGCAGATACACATGGGAATATAAACCCAAAGAGGATCCCTGCAGCGAG GATTGCACTTGTAAAGAAGAGCCATGCAAATGTCCCCCTAAAGAGGACGAGTCTTTGAAGAACCAGAACTCACTCACGCCAAAACTGGAAAACGACAAGGCTGCAACAGAAGACAATGCAGAGGAGGTAAACTCACTGCAGAACAACCTGTAG